One genomic region from Salvia hispanica cultivar TCC Black 2014 chromosome 2, UniMelb_Shisp_WGS_1.0, whole genome shotgun sequence encodes:
- the LOC125208306 gene encoding glucan endo-1,3-beta-glucosidase, acidic-like yields the protein MATSQQNFMSPILMLGLLILLSLNSTDAKVGVCYGRLGANLPCPTEVVALYKKHNIKKMRLYDPHPPTLLALGGADIDLMVGIPESDLPHLAESQGHADAWVAANISAYPAVKFRSIAVGNEVNPSSSAYSRFVLPAMQNIRRAVCGAGLGNRIAVSTSIKPDLLQKSSPPKEGEFYSNVTWYVKPIIEFLRDENAPLLVNVYPYFAYLNDMENISRGFALLQRGCGVVLGGVYYDNLFYAMLDAIYAAMERMLGNGPSVMSGVGGPGLTVSETGHSSRGGGRPVSDGDGDGDFSSVENARIYNNNLMRVVKKGTPMRPGIPIEAYIFGMFDEDMKPGPEYERHFGIFLSNGTRKYGLRFY from the coding sequence ATGCCAAGGTGGGCGTTTGCTACGGCCGCCTCGGCGCAAATCTACCATGCCCAACAGAAGTAGTAGCTCTATACAAGAAGCACAACATCAAAAAAATGCGTCTCTACGACCCTCACCCGCCCACTCTCCTCGCCCTCGGCGGCGCCGACATCGACCTCATGGTCGGAATCCCGGAATCCGACCTCCCACATCTCGCCGAATCCCAGGGCCACGCAGACGCCTGGGTCGCCGCCAACATCTCCGCCTACCCCGCCGTCAAATTCCGCTCCATCGCCGTCGGAAACGAGGTAAACCCCTCCTCGTCCGCGTACTCCCGCTTCGTCCTCCCCGCGATGCAGAACATCCGCCGAGCCGTATGCGGGGCCGGCCTCGGTAACCGGATCGCCGTTTCCACTTCCATAAAACCCGACCTTCTCCAAAAATCATCTCCCCCGAAAGAGGGGGAGTTTTACTCGAACGTCACGTGGTATGTCAAGCCAATCATCGAATTTCTGAGGGACGAAAATGCCCCTCTGCTTGTCAACGTGTATCCTTACTTCGCTTACTTAAACGATATGGAAAACATCAGCCGCGGATTTGCGCTTCTGCAGCGTGGCTGCGGCGTTGTGCTTGGCGGAGTTTATTACGACAACCTTTTTTACGCGATGCTCGACGCGATTTACGCGGCGATGGAGAGGATGCTTGGGAATGGGCCATCTGTGATGTCCGGGGTAGGGGGGCCGGGGCTGACGGTGTCGGAGACGGGGCACTCGTCTCGGGGCGGAGGGAGACCGGTGAGTGATGGTGATGGAGATGGGGATTTCAGCAGTGTTGAGAATGCGCggatttataataataatttgatgcgGGTGGTGAAGAAGGGGACGCCGATGAGGCCCGGGattccgattgaggcgtacatATTTGGGATGTTTGATGAGGATATGAAGCCCGGCCCGGAATATGAGAGGCATTTTGGGATCTTTCTAAGCAATGGGACACGTAAATACGGGCTTCGGTTTTACTAG
- the LOC125206668 gene encoding probable LRR receptor-like serine/threonine-protein kinase At3g47570, protein MGISLANLEELYLFFNRLTGEIPASITNASQLTVIELNRNSFTGPIPDFRNLRQLQVLRLWENNLTGADSPNQELEFLSSLTNCQNLLHLEITNNPMMNGILPASIGNLSASLVTFSASNCSIRGIIPLEIGNLASLEVLDLSKNQLTGFIPTTVGKLNQLGKLHLYDNQLQGYITHSLCQNTSLLELYLDSNMLIGSIPECLGDIKSLQKVSFASNKLNSTLPFNFLNLPKLINLNLSSNSLSGQIPDQFTSLTTLNYLDLSSNKFIGNIPNTIGSCQSLQVLFLSNNMLNGSIPDSLEKVKGLTNLSLSCNNLSGSIPASLEKLKLQYFNVSRNNLQGKIPEGGCFANYLLTLLLKTLIYAAPEDSKCHLVGVEVGASWKIVSERELIQGTSSFSEMNLLGKGSFGSVFKAELSDDTTAAVKVFNLELEGALKSFDTESRILVSIRHRNLIKILGCCSNEQFKALILAYMPNESLEKWMHSDVYVLDLVKRLNIAIDVALALEYLHHNHTFTVVHCDIKPNNVLLDEDMTAHVGDFGISKLSEDREAVIHTITMATIGYAAPVY, encoded by the exons ATGGGGATCTCACTTGCCAATCTCGAAgaactttatttattctttaacAGACTCACAGGCGAAATTCCGGCCTCTATCACCAATGCTTCTCAGCTTACTGTTATAGAATTGAACAGAAACTCATTCACTGGTCCCATTCCCGACTTTCGTAATCTAAGACAGCTGCAAGTGCTTCGCCTTTGGGAAAATAATCTGACTGGTGCAGACTCTCCAAATCAAGAATTGGAATTTCTCTCTTCGTTAACAAACTGCCAAAATTTGCTGCACTTGGAAATTACCAACAATCCGATGATGAATGGTATCCTTCCCGCTTCGATTGGGAACTTATCTGCTTCTCTTGTCACCTTTTCAGCGTCTAACTGCAGCATCAGAGGTATTATTCCTCTTGAAATTGGAAATTTAGCAAGTTTGGAGGTTTTGGATTTATCCAAGAATCAACTCACAGGATTCATCCCAACAACAGTGGGAAAGCTAAATCAGCTTGGAAAGTTGCACCTTTATGATAACCAGCTACAAGGATATATCACTCATAGTCTTTGCCAAAACACTTCTTTATTAGAGTTATATTTGGATAGTAATATGCTTATAGGTTCAATACCTGAATGTTTGGGAGATATTAAATCCCTTCAAAAGGTTTCTTTTGCATCAAACAAGCTAAATTCCACACTCCCTTTCAACTTCTTAAATCTTCCAAAGCTCATAAATCTCAACCTGTCTTCAAACAGTTTGAGTGGTCAAATTCCTGATCAATTCACAAGTTTGACTACTCTGAACTATCTTGACTTGTCTTCTAACAAGTTTATAGGAAACATTCCAAACACAATTGGTAGTTGTCAATCTCTTCAGGTCCTATTTTTGTCGAATAATATGTTGAATGGATCCATCCCCGATTCTCTGGAGAAGGTTAAAGGCTTGACGAATCTGAGTCTATCATGTAATAATCTCTCCGGTTCGATACCCGCCTCCCTAGAAAAGCTCAAACtccaatattttaatgtttcgCGCAACAATTTGCAAGGGAAGATTCCGGAAGGGGGTTGCTTTGCCAACTATCTGCTGACTCTTTTACTCAAAACCCTAATCTATGCGGCGCCAGAAGATTCCAAGTGCCACCTTGTGGGAGTGGAAG TGGGAGCTTCGTGGAAGATCGTCTCAGAGAGGGAACTCATACAGGGGACGAGTTCGTTTAGTGAGATGAACCTACTCGGAAAAGGTAGCTTTGGTTCGGTATTCAAAGCAGAGCTCTCGGATGACACAACTGCAGCAGTGAAAGTGTTCAACTTGGAACTGGAAGGAGCGCTCAAGAGCTTCGACACAGAGAGTCGGATACTTGTCAGTATTCGCCACAGGAACTTGATCAAGATACTTGGTTGTTGTAGCAACGAGCAGTTCAAGGCCTTGATTCTTGCTTACATGCCTAATGAGAGTCTGGAGAAATGGATGCATTCTGATGTGTATGTTTTGGATTTGGTGAAGAGGTTGAACATAGCCATAGATGTCGCGTTGGCCTTGGAGTATCTTCATCACAATCACACATTTACAGTTGTGCATTGTGATATAAAGCCGAACAATGTGTTGCTTGATGAAGATATGACTGCGCATGTCGGTGATTTTGGCATTTCGAAACTTTCTGAGGATCGGGAAGCTGTGATTCACACTATAACTATGGCAACTATCGGTTATGCAGCACCAG tgtattaa